The region ctgctcactagtctctatttaaaaaaatcgaaaaaaaaataagggtatTTTGTCTCAAAAAGACCTTTGTGTGTGATCCTTAATGTTTTCATCTGTGACACAATGAATTCATCATTTCACCGTAGAAGGAGTTAAAAAAATGTGGTGACAGAAGAGTATCACCACACGTAAACGTCAATAAATCCCTCACGAAACTAAAGAAATGTGGACGAAGTTAGATGAAGGTTAATGAAGTTAGTTGAAATTACATGAAGGTGAATAAAGATAGAGAAGGATGAGTGTAGTTGGGGGAAGTTGGATTAAAGATGAATTAAGGAggataaaatgaaatgaaaatgcatGAATGAAAGAATTGAAAGAATTGAAACTTCCCCAGGCGACACAGGAAGACGACTAGGTGGCCGATTCCACGAACAACTTTTGGCTTTTTGGTGATGttgaaaaagataacaaagagacatccaaaccagtcgctcgacattttaatctccctaaaCATTCCGAAAAACACATGTATGTCACTTGGACGCGAGACACCTCTGAGGGTATACTTTAACCTTAGGTAcattaaaccaaattttcgtgtttcactacCCAactgacgcagcaccacaatTTCTAGAGACTGAAGCAAACCCCTTTTTACGTGGTAATAAAAGGCTTTACATGGCGATACATGGTTTTACATGGGAATTCATTAAATGAATTGGCTATACATGGCTACAAACGGCAAGACATGGCAATACATGGCTGTTCATGGCAATACATGGCAACACATGGTTATATATGGCTATAAATGGCAATACATGGCGATACATAGCAATACATGGCTATACTTGGCAATACCCGGTAATACATGGCTATAAATGGCAATACATGGCAATGCGTGGCAATCATAATGGCTATACATGGCTACGCATGTCTAAACATGGCTATACATGGCGATACATGTCCATACATGGCGATACATGGCAATACATGGCTATACTTGGCAATATCCGGTAATACATGGCTATACATGGCTATAAATGGCAATACATCGGGATACATGGCTATACATGGCGATACATGGCAATACATGGCAATACATGGCTATACATAGCTATATATGACAATACATATACATGGCAATGCACGGCTTTACATGGCAATACATTGCTATGTATGGCAACACATGGCAATACACGGGTAAACATGGCTATTGAAGATTAGGGAGCATTCAAAATTTACCTAGAGGGTGGGCTATGatgatttccttattttttcctttcatgtTTTGGAAGCCCCCCCTGATCATCTCAGGGATTTTTTTCTGACCCCCCTCAAGAGGTGTTGATTTATCAAAGGGAAATATCATAGCCCTCCCCCCAGCACATAAGTACAACGTATCAAACTCAACCTTAGCTATATCAAAGTCTTGTGTCAAGTATATTGATATTTATTAGTAATTAAAACAGTAATTCAGTAACAACTTGCACTAGTGAAATGGTGATGTTTCAAGATGTCAATTAATATAATGTTCAGTACAATTTAATCTTAATTTTTAGTTCaaaattgttctattttggACATTCTTGAGAAAAGCTGATTGAATGATTGGCTGATAATAAACTTAACTATCTGAATTGGTACTGGAGAGAAAGTAGTCTTTTAGTTGCACTGAACGTACATTCCATATTAATTTGATTCAAGCAGATTTAGAAGCTAATGATCTGATAGATCATGGCCAGCTGTTAGTGAAGTGTTTTAGAGGATGCTAATGATcttcattttaattaaaacCGCTGCATAACAACTGGCCCTGCTGTATCATCTAGCAAGTCATCTTTCAACTCTTGGAGAGCGTGAGAGTGAGGAGAGCAAGTGTGAGGAGAGTGAGAATGAGGAAAGCGACAGTGAGGAGGGTGACGAGAGTGAGTCTGAGCCACTCGCAAAGAGACCTTGTAGCACAAGAAGTGGGCGTCATGCATCAAGTTTCATACTCTAGTTCTGTATCAACATCTTGtcgaaatgaaataaaagacaggAATTATAAGAGCCTGCGCGCGTCCAATagcatattttcatttccttttccttttcaggaaaaaaatggttGCCCCCCCCCCATGCTCAATGTCATTTTCGTTGGAAATTTTCCACAGCCCCCCCTTAATCATAGTAGGGAGAAAGAGTGACCCCCCTCAAAATCATCACAGCCCCCCCACCCCACACCCTCCTCTAGGTAAATTATGAATTATGATACACTTTAATAACCCTATTTAAAGTACTTACCCAAATCCAATATGGCGGTATTAGCAGCGTCGCCTGATTTAACGCGTGTAGCTGAGAATTCCGCGCTTTCTGAATTGGAGGAAAATATGAAGACTGCAGGTTGGTATTGAAAATAACTTATAATTCAAATTCTTATCAATTTTAAAGCTTCTGGAAAAAAGTCATCTCGACGTGATTCCACCCGAAACCACGTGGATGTACATCACCCAAAATTCATCGTCATGTCGCACGAAGTCCCTTGCTATGTAGCCCGATATTTCATCCTGAGTCACTGTATTGTTGAAGTCCATGGACTAGGAAATTCGCACTCTGAATTCATGACCTGCATTGTACGGTCTCCAATGAATGTCAAAGTCTCATAAAATAAAGCAATTCTCCGATTTTTACGCTGTTTCTTGTTACAGTGACATGTAtttgtaatttcatttttttaccttCTGCCTTAATACTTTCATGTGTAAGCGTTAATTCTGTAATGTAACAAGGTGAtggaaacaaatgaaaattgttttattttatttaataacATGCTCTAACATGTAAAACTGATGTAAGTATGTTGTTTACACTACTATACAATCCTTTAAACCACAAATATACTCCCCACACTACTATCTGAGTACAATATTTACATACGAAAACCTACAAAAACTAACAGTAAAATGGATGCATCAAAGAAGTGAAGAAGTGAGTTTTTTTATATACATACTAAGCAATGAGTGGATAAAAATCTTTCAAGCACTTTCCATGGTGTAATGTTTTCAATTACATACCTGCTGAGACTTTTTCGTACTGAATAACACAAATTTTATTACAAACACTAACAAATCCCCATTGTGGCAGGATATTCAATCTCTGTTGACAACTATATGTTTTTTCAAGTGGgactatgatcctcgcagtgaATGCCTTTTACCAGTAATTTTGCACAGCGGAGCCTAAAATTGTGGttgtaactgcgatgatcatagcttcacttcATATCTGCTGTTCAATATATGATTAATTTcattatgtatatatgtatataaaaGAAACTCAGAGTCACAGAAAAAGTTATGTTTTATTGATTAGTTCAATTTTCAGATATACCCAGCTCTGAAAACATATCAACCACTATACCTTAAGGACAGACTATAACTATGGgttatatcatttcatcattttatgtatttttatttgtttaccaTTAATTTGCTGAGAGACTTTACTCTTAAAAGAGTATCGTTGGCACTTTCTCCATTTTGTTATTATGGAAAGCCGCATGCTTGTTGCCTTCCACTTTGTTCGCATCTCTGATTGgacaaaatattaatgaagTATTTTAACAGTCATTCGCTTTTCTGAAGGGTTGGTTGTATATTCTGTAGGAATTTTATGCAGGCTTTTTTTCACATGTAAATTTCAGTttgtatgaaataaaatggattTATGCAAGGTAATTAAATGAGAAAATAATGAGAAGTTTCATTTAATGACTTGACGCCATCGcttgttctttttcttatggatgACATTTTTCATTACTCAGATAACATTGGACGTACGAATGAGGGCTGGGCAGATGCAATGGCAAGAATTCTCTTCAAGAACCTTCCAGAGGGAAAGGTACTAAGCTCTGATAATTACTCTTGActtaagataaaagaaaagaattgaGTTAGGAATGATGCTTTAAACATACAACATTACTGTACATTGATGATGTAGCATATACTTTTATCACACAGCATAGAAGAAACAACATATCACAAGGTGCAGGCAATTTTACCACCTTTTCTCTTGGTTTCCACCTCTGAAAAAAAGGTGGAAGATATTCTTGAAAGTATTTTATGTGGACTGTACCCTCCAGCTAGATTAGGGATGGACTGACTCCTTTGTCAtccacaatttttttgaacAGTATACAATGTCAGACACTAAactttggtatcaaaaaagtttataagggttaaatttcaaaaagcaaagctgatGTCTCTAGCAGTGTAGCCAGTCATGAAAGCAAGTTAAGGGATTGTGGGTTTTGTGTGTTTATACAGGGGGTAGTGGAGCTACCCCCTGTGAACATAATTACCGTATTAGGAATAAATTAGTTGAACAAGAAAGGTTCATCGATTCCGTGACTGTTAAGAGTGCCATGttgaaagataattttttaCTCAAGGGTTTTatggctttctgtgtttccctGGTGTCGGGAGAGACAGCAGATTGTTATGCTAAAGAGTATTAAGAAACTTCCCATATGTATTTAAGGCTTGATGGTAGGAATTGACTGAAGTGATGAAAcggttaagttcttctttgctgTATAAAGTAGTGCCAAGACAGTCATCAATGAAGCTTTTGTAAAGGTCAGGTTTTGGTCCATTGTATTGTGATAAAAATGTGTTCAATGTAGCCTACAAAAAGGTTGTTGTAGTTAGGTCCCATTTTTGTTCCCATGGCAACACCACCGATTTGCTTGTAATATTTGTTAGAGAATGCAATACTGTTGAGTGTCAGGATGGGTTTGGCTGGATGGAAGTAATGTTTCCAAGGTACTAGATTCTTAAATGGTTCATTggtcaaaaaatgttttagtaCTGATAAACCTTCATTGTTTGGAATTACAAGATATAGCAGTGCGACGTCCACAGTGaaaatagttttgttttcacccAGGAAATCAAAGACgtggaaaatttcaagtgtGCTGTCTGTCTGATGGTAGTGATTAATTTTTGGGTGCCAGGAGTTTGTCTAGATAGCTTTAGATGAGTTCCGTGGGGCAACTACTGTACATGCTGAAGCAAAAGGTCAGCCAGGGTTGTTTGGTTTATGAATCTTATGTTTGTAGTAAATGCATGAGGTTCTGGGAGGAGAGATACAGTAATAAGGTTTTGGGCAGTAgttgataatattattgttgtttacaTATGAGGTCCTGGATGGTTTTTGTGACAGCTTTTGGTTGGCTGAAGTGAGTTTATTGTCTACTGTAGTGTTAAAAGAAGTGTTGGACAGTTGCCGAAGTACGTACTTCCTGGTGGAATTGTATGAAAGGTTACTTTCTTTCCAAACTATACTTTCATACAATTTCAGAAAGTCAGCTGTTTTTACTCTCACATAAATTATTGAGTTACAATAGTGATGAATATAATGAtgttaataatagtaataatactaccggtactaataataataatagtaataatgaatACAACTTTTATGTGGAAACTTTGAAAGTTAGGGAGCATTGCATTCCAGTTCTTGCTATGAGTGTCTATTACATCATTTTCTTTACCTACACATGACCCAGTCCAATTGATAAGCATTTTTTAGTTTAACCTTGATAAATTAAGAAGTAAAATGGAATGTTTTGCATTAAGGTGTTGGCGTTGAAAAATTACTAGTTTACTGAGTAATAGAGCATGGGTAATCAATAGCTTATTTTTCCCAAAGAGCCCAAACATATCTGTACCTCTTAGAATGTCAATTGTGGGAAAGAAAGGTTTCAACCAATTCACTTTAGAGAGCTAAAATTCACTTGATATCGTGCAGTGCATGTATACAGTAGATGCTCAAGGGATTCCTCTAAAACTTGACAAAGTCTACCTACAGATGTGAATTGGCAGTTCCCATTTTGTAGAGAGCTTTGTTTGCATAAAGAATTCTATTAAAAACCTTCTAATGGAACTCTCAACATTTGAGACTAGTGAAGCACTTCTATGAACGAGATAAACTGAGGGTTTGGAATACTTGTTTGTATTTAGAAGTTGAAATTCAGGTTTATTCAATTTTGCTAATTAGATCCCAGTATAAGTTTTTAGAGCAATTGGGAAATGATGTAGTGTCTCATGGTGTGGAGGATCCGACCAAATAATTTGTTCATATAATTTATCTCGAGTGTCCTCCACTCCAATGGGATGGAGTCAAAGACACCCATTACAACAAAGAACTCTGTGAAGGTTGCATTTGGGCATTCATGTCCccatttatttcattgttccTGCATCAGGCAATAGATCCCATGCATTGAGAAAGCCTTTCTTCAGCACTTTGCTCCTAGGCTCTCAGCATAAATCAAGAGCACTGCAGCAAGGGCCATCTTGTTCATTCTTTGAATGTGAATTGTTGTGAGACACCTGTTACAATTTATGGTAATCTCTATTTGCTGAGCAAAGAAAACACTTTCCTCCTGTTTGAGTTTAAACTGTTGCAATGCGAAATCATTTGAAAGCTGCAAAATCATTATGGCTATGAAAGTGACTAGTTGTACTTGTACTCTTTAAAGTCTTCAGAATTGGATTTTCGTCTAAAACGTTTAAAAGAAAGCGTTTGTCCTCATGTGCACATACATGATCAAATGTAAAAACCATTAGGAACAAACTGTTAATATGAGACAGTCATTACCCTAGTTTTGATTTTTCACCTTTTGcatttattgaaaatgattccattgttgtatttttcattttcctagCCTGCTGTGCTGGCAAAGTGTAAGGAGATCGACAAGCGAAAAGCagaaattaaagaagaaaaagtgtTGAAAAAGGTAAGGTGGATTAAGCGTCAGCAGGTGATAATTATTCTAGCATAAATCATTTTAGTTTCTCACCACTCTGTTACATTTTCGTAATTCTCTTAAAGTTGAAAAGTGAAGAACGTCAGGTTGTGTATGAAAAAGGCAGAATAAAACCTACTGGTTCAACACTGGattatgaaaagacattgGCTGGGATAGCTACACGAGGCGGTAGGCATTGCTATTAATGACATATAGATACCATCGTTTCATTGAAACTGTTCAGTGCACCTTCTGTATTTCGAGGACCTTTGTTGATGTTGCTGTACACCGGTCCAAATGCCGAGAAAATTCGTGTtatgtaattttttcagttgtgaaGTTGTTCAATGCTGTCAGTAAGCACCAGAAAGAAATGGAAAGCAGACTGAAAGAGGCTCCAACCGAGGctaaaaaatcaaaaggtaggaaaagaaaggaaccGTTTGGTAATGGGAATTGTTTGGACCAGTAGTCAAAAATCCATGGCCTAGGAACTTAGCCTCCTGCAAGGGAAAATGCAGATCGTCTGTAGAGGGAAAACGAACGTTGATAACTGACATTGAAGactgaaaatttggttttatcattattactcccgcactgggacatcaaaacaaaggcaagtcaagcttcccTGGTTCAGgtgtctttgttttaatgtcccagtgcgggaataataatgagcttgccctccagcatggcagattttgtaccacgtgatcgctagttgcaaaaggcctattaccaccgtgaaagatctagaaagctgacgtttcgagcgttagcccttcgtcagagcgaatagaggaattgtgagGTGTTGTTGGTTTATATGGGATTGTGGAGGAGCTATGTCATATggtgacatgaatttgtgaataaattagttatTTCTAACatagttaagatctcaggacccaatcaaTCCGCTAAAATCACTGACCACTTTACATGTATCTCCATAAATGCCATCTATTGCGTAAGCTGCAcgctacataggcgaaacagggagaaagttggcggaccgctttcgcgaacacctacgagatgCAGAAGAAAAcgacacagatgcgtccaaaccagttcCCTCCCGTTTCAATCTTCATATTCACTCCCACCACATCATTACactttgcgggctatccttacaccacggaaacacagaaagccgcaaaagtctcgaacaaaaattcatctttcaactggTTGCTCTCTATCctcacggaattaatgaacgcctctcattccactaatatattcacaaattcatgtcaccaaatctccaccaatggcaaaatTCCTCCACACTCCCACATAAAcctacaacaccccacaattcctctattcgctctgacgaagggctaacgctcgaaacgtcagctttctagatctttcacggtggtaattcaactttatcaactagtttgataaaaccaaatttttgttttactctcccaccgacgcagcactgCAGTTCCTTTACAAACTATAAATCCATTTAATATTGAAGACTGGTTGGAGATAAGTGTGATGTTTGGATGAAGAACAGGTTGGACAAGAAAGAACAGTGTTCCCCTCAGAAGCTGGGGTGGGGTTGGAATAATTTTAGAGTGTAGATCAGTTGGCCCACGCTAGTCTCAATTTTATGTGTGAGATCGTAGATTTAAACCCCAATCGTACCAGAAGCCAGTGTCTGAGTattaagaaataaaacatCTGCAAACAGTTCAATCCTCAGATGAGGTCAATTAACCAGAGCCTGCTTCAGAGCAATTTATATTAAGAAACTGTGCTCCATCAAAGGAGACGAGTTTGAGTAATTTATTAGGGCAGTGGTGTGAACGCAAAAGTAAAAGATCCTACTCAGTGGTCGAATGGGAAAAGTATCTACTTTTGGAAAGAACAagccatttcattttcaattcattttcctttctgtAGTTGTTGAGTCAATGTCCAAGTCCGCTTTTCTTAGTATGCTGAAAAGCAGCTCTGAAAAGCCGAAGAGCAAAGACCAACCAAATATGAAGGTATGTGGTCTGAACAAAAAAAGCCATGCGTGTGTTGAACTAAACTTGATAAGGTTAAAATTTCCGCCGTGAAgcgataacgaagctgacgtttcgagcgttagctctttgtcgtcactttccgattagattacgaagctgaccttttgagcgttagtccttcgtcagagcaaatgaCGATTCGGATCATTGACAAATCGAAATGCTTGGTTTGTGACGTCTTTTTTGAACTTAACAACTCCATTTGCGTTATATCAACTAAAAATTGCATCAAGCTGAGGAAATCAAAC is a window of Acropora palmata chromosome 11, jaAcrPala1.3, whole genome shotgun sequence DNA encoding:
- the LOC141897286 gene encoding RRP15-like protein, which produces MAVLAASPDLTRVAENSALSELEENMKTADNIGRTNEGWADAMARILFKNLPEGKPAVLAKCKEIDKRKAEIKEEKVLKKLKSEERQVVYEKGRIKPTGSTLDYEKTLAGIATRGVVKLFNAVSKHQKEMESRLKEAPTEAKKSKVVESMSKSAFLSMLKSSSEKPKSKDQPNMKASDVTSVESAPSTWNILRDDFMMGAKMRDWNRDDQQKQKQKEGEDENLTNVTEESESDDESHLEED